Below is a window of Streptomyces sp. WMMB303 DNA.
TGCGCGGTCTGCGGAATCTGCGGCGCAACTCGAACAGCACCGGGAAGCCGAGGCCCCCGGCGATCACCGCGGCCGACAGCGGCAGGCAGATCCACGGGTCGGTGACGAAACCCATCAGGCTGTCGGAGTAGAGCGCGAAGCCCGCGTTGTTGAACGCCGAGACGGCGTGGAATACGCCCAGCCACACCGCGCGCGGCAGGGACTCGTCGTAGGCGGTGGCGAACCGCCCGGCCAGGATCGCCGCGGTGACCGCCTCCAGCAGCAGGCTGACCTTCACCACGCGGACGACGACCGTGCGCACGTCGCTCAGGCCCAGGGTCTTGGTCTCGGTCGCGGCGGTGAGCCGGGCCCGCAGCCCCATCCGGTGGGAGACCAGCAGCACCAGCCAGGAGGCGAACGTCATGATCCCGAAGCCGCCGACCTGGATCAGCGCGAGGATCACCGCCTGCCCGAACCCGCTCCAGTAGCCGGGGGTGTCGACCACGACCAGCCCCGTCACACACACCGCCGAGGTGGAGGTGAACAGCGCCTCCAGCCCGGTGGCCGAGCCTGTCCCGGCCTTGGCCACCGGAAGCATCAGCAAACCGGTCCCGATGCCGATCGCCATGGCGAAGCCGACCACGACCATCTGGGCGGGGTGCCGCACGCGGGGCCGCCACCGGGTCACCACAGCACGCCCTCCGCCCCGCACACACATCCGACGTTTGTTCGCACCGGGAGACGATAAGCAATCGCGCCGCGGTCCTGGGAACCGGTACCCCCGATGGCCGCGCGGACCTGCCCCGCGGGCCGGGAACCACCCGGACGTCGCCACCGCACCGGCCGCAGCACGGCCGAGGCCGCAGCCTCGTCGGCTGCGGCCTCGGCTTCCGGTACCCGGCACCTGCGGCGCCGGTCACCGGGGTGCTACTTCTTGGCGCCTTCGGACGTGCTCTTGGCGGAGGACTCGACCGCGTCGGAGAGCGTGCCGTGCTCCAGGCTGTCCTCGATCGCGGCCACGGTCTGGTCGATCAGCTCCTCCTGCTGCTTCTGCTCCTTGGCCCGCAGGTACGCCTGGCGCTCCTGGTGGAAGGACTTCAGCGTGGCGATGCACATGCCGATCATCACGATGCTGAACGGCAGCGCGATGACGATCGCCGCTGTCTTCAAGGTGTTCAGCGACGCGGCTCCGGCACCGAGATCGGAGGCCAGCAGCAGCGCGATGGCGACGGCACCCTCGGCGAGCGCCCAGAACACCCGGCTCCAGACCGGCGGGTTGGGGTCGCCGCCGGAGGCCAGCATGTCGACCACGTACGAGCCGGAGTCCGAGGAGGTGACGAAGAACAGCACGATCAGCAGGATCGACACACCGGCGACGAACTTGCCACCGGGCAGCGTGTCGAGCATCTCGAACAGCGCGTTGTTGGTGCTGATCGCGCCGTCGTGGACGTAGTCGTGCTTGTCGTTCATCTGCTGGAAGAGGCCGGTGCCGCCGAAGATGGCGAACCAGACGAAGGTCAGCAGAGTGGGGACGAGCAGCACGCCGCAGACGAACTGGCGCACCGTGCGGCCGCGGGAGATGCGGGCGATGAAGATGCCGACGAACGGCGCCCAGGAGATCCACCAGCCCCAGTAGAAGACGGTCCAGCCGTTGACCCAGCTGGTGCCCTCCTTGCCGTGGGCGGCGCCGGTGTCGAAGCTGAGCTGCAGCACGTTCTGCAGGTACCCGCCGACGTCCTGCGCCAGCCCGTTGAGCAGGAACACCGTCGGCCCGGCGATCAGCACGAAGAGCATGATGATGGCTGCCACGCCCATGTTGATGTTGGACAGCCACTTGATGCCCTTGCCGATGCCGGTGACCACCGACACGGTGGCGATGCCGGTGATGCAGGAGATCAGGACGACCAGCAGCAGCTTGCTGTTCGGATCGTCCACCCAGCCGAGGAAGTTCATTCCGCTGGCGACCTGCATGACGCCGAAGCCGAGCGAGGTCGCCACACCGAAGAGGGTGCCCACGACCGCGACCGTGTCGATGACGTTGCCCAGGAAGCCGTTCACCCTGTTGCCGAGGATCGGCTCCAGCGCCCAGCGGATGGAGACCGGACGCCCCTTGCGGTGCACGGAGTAGGCGACGGCCAGCCCGACGACCACGTAGATCGCCCAGGGGTGGATGCCCCAGTGCAGGAACGTCTGCACCATGGCGAACTGCTCGCGGGCGGCCGCTCCCTCGCCGATGCCCGGCCGGGGCGCGTGGAAGAAGTTCAGCGGCTCGGCGACGCCCCAGAAGACCAGACCGATGCCCATGCCTGCGGCGAACAGCATGGCGAACCAGGAGAGCGTACTGAACTCCGGCTTCTCATGGTCCTTACCGAGCTTGATGTCCCCGTAGCGCCCGATCCCGATCCAGATGACGAAGATCACGAAGAGCGAGACCAGAGCCATGTAGAACCAGCTCAGGTTGCCGACGATCCCGTCCTGAATATTCTGCACCTGCTCAGCGGCCGTGTCCTGGCCGATGACGGCATAGAGCACGAAGAGCAGGATGACGGCGGCCGAGGGGTAGAAGACCCACGGCGCGATCGAGCCATCTCTCGGTGGCGCCGGAGGCTTCGCCTCCGGCTCTTGGTCAGATGTTCTGGCCGTTGTCTGCGCAGCCACGCGTTCATCCTTTGCGGTCAGGTTCATAGGCCACCAGGTCGAAGGGAGTCTCCGGCCTGTCGCGGCAGCTGCCCCAAAACCTTCATGTCATTCATTACGAAAGGATTACTGTCAACAGCCAAAACGGAACGAGAGGTTCATCACAGCGCTTACGAGTCGAACCATGCCGTCTGACCAGCACTTCTTTCTGCAGGACGGCGAGCAGGGGGCAAACCGGCTGACCCACTCGCGCCCGAAATCCCGAACCGGCACACACGGCGGCGAGTAACGGATCAGCCACACACGGCCCTGTGCAGATGGCGCGGACGGCTCGGTGCACGGCGGACGGTTGCGGCCCCGCCCCCGCGGAAGCGCGGCGCGCTCCGGCGCAGCACCGTGCACAGCCGCTCCCCCGAGACCCGGGCTCACGTGTCATCCCCGCACATCTGGGAACTCCCGCACCAGTAGCCACCCGTACTCAGCACAGCGTGGCCCGGCCGGGCCGGGTCAGCGGGACGGATCCACCATGACCAGCGGATACACGGGTCCCGGGGATTTCGGCCGGGACCCGTTCGAGGAGTTCATCGCGCACTTCCTGCGCGGAGCCCGGCCCGGGAACGGCGGACAGTTCAGCGATCCCCGCTACTACGACTTCCTCCGGTTGATGAGCGAGCCCGCACGGCAGCTCGTCTCCGACGCGGCCTCCTACGCCGCCGAGCACGGCAGCGAGGATCTGGACACCGAGCATCTGCTGCGGGCGGCCCTCGCCGCCGAACCCACCCGCAGCATGGTCTCCCGGGCCGGAGCCGACCCCGACGCGCTCGTCGCCGAGATCGACCGCGAGGTCGGGACCGGGCAGCCCCGCAACTCGCTGTCCGTCAGCCCCGCGGTCAAGCGGGCGCTGATGGACGCGCACGAGATCGCACGCGCCCGCGGCGCCTCCTACATCGGCGCCGAGCACGTACTGGTCGCGCTCGCCGCAAACCGCGACTCCACCGCCGGCCAGATCCTCAACTCGGCCCACTTCGACCCACGTTCGGCCGCCTCGGGCAGCGGCTCCGGAGCCGGGCAGGGCGGCGGAGCGGAGGCACCGGCGCGCGGCGGTACGGAGACGCGCCCCAGCAACACCCCCAAGCTGGACAAGTTCAGCCGCGACCTGACCGACCTGGCCCGCGAGGGCCGGATCGACCCGGTCATCGGCCGGGACGAGCAGATCGAGCAGACCGTGGAGGTCCTCGCCCGGCGGGGCAAGAACAATCCGGTGCTGATCGGAGAGGCAGGTGTCGGGAAGACGGCCATCGTGGAGGGCCTGGCCCAGCGCATCGCCGACGGCGACGTACCCGACAACCTGCTGGGCCGACGGGTCGTCCAGCTCGACTTCGGCAGCGTCGTCGCGGGCACCCGCTACCGGGGCGACTTCGAGGAGCGGCTCACCGGCATCATCGACGAGATCCGCGCCCACACCGAGGAACTCATCGTCTTCATCGACGAGCTGCACACCGTGGTCGGGGCCGGAGGCGGCGGGGAGAGCGGGTCGATGGACGCGAGCAACATGCTCAAACCGCCGCTCTCCCGCGGCGAACTCCACGTCATCGGCGCCACGACCCTGGAGGAGCACCGGCGGTACATCGAGAAGGACGCGGCGCTGGCCCGGCGCTTCCAGCCGGTCCTGGTCCCCGAGCCCACCGCGGCGGACGCCGTCGAGATCCTGCGCGGCCTTCGGGACCGCTACGAGGCCCACCATCAGGTGCGCTACACCGACGAGGCACTCGTGGCCGCGGTGGAGCTGTCCGACCGCTATCTGACCGGGCGCTTCCTGCCCGACAAAGCCATCGACCTGCTGGACCAGGCGGGCGCCCGGGTGCGGCTGCGTACCGCGACCCGCGGCACGGACGTGCGGGCGCTGGAGCGCGAGGCGGAACAGGTGCGCCGCGACAAGGACCAGGCGGTGGCCGCGGAGGACTACGAGCGGGCCACGCAGCTGCGGGACCGGCTCGCGGAACTGGAGGAGGCGATCGGCCGCGACGGGCACAAGCAGGAGACCCGCTCCGGCCACCGGATCGTGGAGGTCACGGTCGAGGACATCGCCGACATCGTCTCGCAGCAGACCGGCATCCCCGTCAGCAACCTCACGCAGGAGGAGAAGGAGCGGCTGCTCGGGCTGGAGGAACGGCTGCAGCAGCGGGTCGTCGGGCAGGACGAGGCGGTCACGGTCGTCGCCGACGCCGTGCTGCGCTCGCGCTCCGGTCTCTCCAGCCCGGAACGGCCCATCGGCAGCTTCCTCTTCCTGGGACCCACCGGCGTCGGCAAGACGGAGCTGGCCCGGGCACTGGCGGAGGCGCTGTTCGGCTCGGACGAGAAGATGGTGCGGCTCGACATGAGCGAGTACCAGGAGCGGCACACCGTCAGCCGGCTCGTGGGCGCACCGCCCGGATACGTGGGACATGAGGAGGCCGGACAGCTCACCGAGACCGTGCGGCGCAATCCCTACTCGCTCCTGCTGCTGGACGAGGTGGAGAAGGCGCATCCGGACGTGTTCAACATGCTGCTGCAGGTCCTGGACGACGGGCGGCTCACCGACTCCCAGGGCCGCACGGTCGACTTCACCAACACCGTCATCGTGATGACCAGCAACCTCGGTTCGGAGGCCATCACGGGGCGCGGCGCGGTGCTGGGATTCGGTGGCGGCGAGGAGGCCGACGAAGGCGCCCGGCGGGAGCGGGTGCTGCGACCGCTGCGCGAGCACTTCCGCCCCGAGTTCCTCAACCGCATCGACGAGATCGTGGTCTTCCGGCAGCTCGACGACGCGCAGCTGCGGCAGATCACCGATCTGCTGCTGGAGGAGACCCGGCGCCGGGTGCACGCCCAGGACCTGGAGATCGAGTTCTCCCCCGCAGCCGTCGGGTGGCTGGCGCACCGGGGCTACCAGCCCGAGTACGGCGCCCGTCCGCTGCGTCGCACGATCCAGCGCGAGGTCGACAACCGGCTGTCCCGGATGCTGCTGGGCGGCGATCTGGCACCGCATTCCAGGCTGCTGGTCGATGTGGCGGACGGGCAGCTGGAGTTCCGCACCGAGGGTCGTGCGGACCTGGCCGGGGCACGCCCCTGAGGCGCGGCCCCCGCCCACCGCCGCGATAGGGGGCCGGGCACGGCGTCCGCCGTACTGACGGGGCGTCAGAGGCAGCGGGCCGCACCGGCTCCGTCTCGCCCGCCTGGAGCATGCCCGCCCGCAGGCGGGGCCGCTACGGGTTCGGCCGCGAGACGCGCGGGCATGTTCTCCCCGCCGGGCGCGGCAGCGCCGGTCACCGCAGCACGGTCGAGGAGCCACCGTTGGGAGACGTGACGTCGCAGAAGCGGAACCACGACCGCGTCCCGGAATCCGGATCGCACCCGCCCGGAGACGCCGAGTCGGCGCCGTGGGATGCGCCGGGCCACGGCGCCGAGGGCGGGAGCGGCCGCCCCGGGCCGGACGACGGGTACCGGCAGCGAGGGGAGCCGCGGGACGTCTGGTCGGTCGCCGCCGAGCTCGCCGCACCTTCGACGCGCACGGGGACGCGCAGGGCATGACGCGTGAGCAGCAGTGGACGCTGCAGGTGCTGAAGCTCGCGGAGGAGACGGGCGAGGCCGCCCAGGCGGTCATCGGCGTCCAGGGCACGAACCCGCGCAAGGGTCACAGCCATGCCTGGGAGGACGTCCAAGCGGAAGTGGCGGACGTGGTCATCACGGGTCTGGTCGCCCTGGCCCGGATGCGGCCGGAGGACGCGGCGGAATACCTCCAGCGGCAGCTCGCGCAGAAGGCGGCCCGGTTCCCGGACACCGGCCGGGCCGGCCGGGAGCCCTCTGCTGTGGAGAGCGGACGGGCGCAGCCCTCCGGCACCCGGCGGTCGACGGCGTAGCGGAAGGCGCCGGTGTCCGCGCTGACGAGGCAGTGACGGGCAGCCCCTTGTCGGGCACACCGGCGGTCTCAGGGCGCGGTCAGCGCGGTGAAGTCCTGTACGAAGCGGGTGAGGAGGCGGGCCAGGGCCGCGCGGTCCGGCTCCGGCCAGTCGCGCAGGGCCTCGGCCACGATGCTGCCGCGGAACTGTCTGACGCGGGCGAGCAGCGCCCACCCCTCGTCGGTGAGCACCAGGAGGGAGCGCCGCCCGTCCCGCTGGTCGGCCTCCCTGCGCAGCAGCCCGGCGTCCCGCGCCTGGGCGGCCAGCCGACTGGCACGCGGCTGGTCGACCCCGAGCACCGTGGCCGCCTCGGTGACGGTGAGCGAGCTGCCCGCCTCGCCCTCGGCCGCGACCGCGTCCACCAGTTCGACGACCGCGTCCGGCGGCCCGGCGTGCGGTCCCGTGCGTTCACCGCGCCGCTCCGCGAGCCGGGCCAGCGCACGCCGCTTCTGCACCCGGCGCAGCGCGGCCAGCGCGGACTCCAGGGCCGCGACCTCGGGTTCCGGGTTGTTCACGGCACGCTCCCGCCCAGCTCGTCACATGTCAAAATACATTCACATGTTATTTTACATGTATTACTCTCCTCAGGGGACGGAGACCGGCATGGACGCGACCAAGCCCATCGGATACTGGCTCAAGCACCTGCACGACCTGCTGGAGCGGCACTTCGACGCCACCCTCGCCGATCTGGACGTCGGCCGGCGGCACTGGCAGGTGCTGAACACGCTCAGTCGCGGCCCGGCCTCGCGCGAGGAAGTGATAAGCGCGCTCGCCCCGTTCCGGGAGGCGGGAGCGGTGGAACCGGCGGAGATTCTCGACGGCCCCGGGAACAGTCTCGCCGCCCGCGGATGGACAACCGCCGCGGGACGACACATCGGCCTCACCCCGGAGGGCCGCGCCGCGCATGCCCGGATCGCCGACCGGGTCGCCCGCAGCCGCCGCACCGTCCTGGGCGAACTCACCCCCGAGCAGTACACCGCGACAGTGCACACCCTCTCGGTCATGGCGGCGAACGTGGAGGCCGACCTCGCCTCCGGAGGGCGCCCGGCCTGAACGCCGAGCCTCCGGGCGGCCGGGGCCGGCTCAGGCAGGCGGGGCCGGCAGCGCGGCGAGCCACTCGGTCAGCATCCGGTTGATCTCCTCCGGACGCTCCTGCTGGATCCAGTGGCCGCAGTTCTCGAGGATGTGCGAGGCGTACAGACCGGGAAGCGTCACGGGGTAGGCGTCGACGGCCTCGGCCATCGAGGTGGTGGAGGCGTCCCGGCCGCCGCCGACGAACAGCGAGGGCTGGGTGAGCGGCGCACCGTCGAAGTCCGCGAGCTCCTCCCAGTCCCGGTCCATGTTGCGGTAGCGGTTCAGCGCCCCGGTGAACCCGGTGCGCTCGAACTCCCCCGCGTAGAGATCGAGTTCCTCCTCGGTCAGCCAGGAGGGCAGCCGCTCGGCGGGGAACCGGTCGCGCATCCGGCCGCCGGGGGCGACGAAGTGCGGGGCGGGTGCGCCGTCCGCGGGCATGGTCTCCGCGGACAGCGCGGCGTAGACACCCGCGAGCCAGCCGCGCACGTCCGGCTCGATCTCACCCTCCGCCCGGCCGGGCTGCTGGAAGTAGGAGATGTAGAACTCCTCGCCCCTGCCGATCCGGGAGAAGACCTCGGAGGGCCGGGGGCCGCCCCGCGGGCTGTAGGGGACGCTCAGCATCCCCACGGCCCGGAAGACGTCCGGTCGCAGCAGACCGGAGTTCGCGGCGATCGGCGAGCCCCAGTCGTGCCCGACGACGACCGCGGTCCGCTCCCCCAGGGCGTGCACGACCGCGACGTTGTCCTCCACCAGGTCGAGCATCCGGTAAGCGGCCGTCTCGGCGGGCTTCGAGGAGCGGCCGTAGCCGCGTACGTCGATCGCGACAGCGCGGTATCCGGCCGCTGCCAGCACGGGCAGTTGGCGGCGCCAGGAAAACCAGGACTCGGGGAAGCCGTGCACGAGCAGCACCAGCGGACCGGCACCCTGTTCGACCAGATGGATCCGGCCCGCCGGGGAGGGCACCAGCCGGTGGGTCAGGGGCGGAATCCGGTCGATCCGGTCGGTCTGGTCGGTGGCCTGCCGGGACATCTACCCCTCCGGAGCTGCGGAACTGGCGAACGCCGCGCCCGGCCGGCCGGCGACCGGGCACCCTGGCAATGATCATGGGGCCTGCCCCCGCCCGAACGCCACCCCCCGTATCCCCTCGGGCGTTGACGGTCGGGCGTTGACGGCGCCGGACGCGCCCCGTCGCGTCCCGCGCCGCGCCCCCGGCGTCAGCCGTCCGCCCCCGCGGAGTGCGAGCCCACGGCGGGCAGCAGCCGGAGCTTCTCGTCGCTCTCCGAGCCGGGGACGGCCGTATACACCAGCAATGTCTGCCCCTGATCGGGATCGAGGAGCACCTGGCAGTGCACCTCGATCTCCCCCAGCTCGGAGTGCAGGAACCGTTTCGGCTCCACCCGCGGCGCCCCGACCTCATGGGCGCTCCAGTACCGGGCGAACTCCTCGCTGACCGCCAGCAGTTGTTCGACCAACTCCTCGGCCCGGCTGCCCCGGCCCTGCCGGGAGTAGGCGGCCCGCAGCCCCGAGGCGAAGAACCGGCTGTGCCGCGGATGGTCCTCCTCCGGGTACAGCAGCCGGGTGGCCGGGTCGGTGAACCAGCGGTGGTACAGGCTGCGGGCCATTCCGGTGAACCGGGACTCGTCACCGAGGAGCCCGGTCGCCAGAGGGGTCTGCCAGAGCGTCTCGGCGAGGTCGTTGACGACCTGTGCCGGGGTGTCGTCCAACCGGCCGAGGATCCGCATCAGTCCAGGAGTGATGTGGTCCGAACCGGCCCGTGGGGGTGCGTTGTGTCCCGCGACCTGGAAGAGATGGTCCCGCTCGGGGAGCGAGAGATGCAGCCCCTGGGCGATCGCGGCCAGCATCGGCGCCGACGGCTGCGGCCCCCGCTGCTGCTCCAGGCGGCTGTAGTAGTCCGTGGACATACCGCTCAGCGCCGCCGCCTCCTCGCGGCGCAGCCCGCTGGTCCTGCGCCGCGGGCCACGGGGCAGCCCCACGTCCTCCGGTTGCAGAGCCTCCCTGCGGGTGCGCAGGAAGTCCGCGAGCTGTGCTCGGTCCACGGTCTGCACTCCCTGTCCGTCGCTCCCCGGTACGGTGCCATTCTCCCTCTCCCGCGGTCGCCTACAGGAGCATGCCCCCCGATGCCTCGATGCGCTGACCGGTGATCCAGGACGTACCCTCGGCGAGCAGCGCCGCGGCGGCGGCTCCGATGTCGTCCGCCTCGCCGACCCTGCCCCGCGCGGTGACCGCACCGAGAGCGGACCGGGTCTCCTGCCGGTCGCGGACGGCGCCACCGCCGAAGTCGGTCGCGGTGGCGCCGGGAGCCAGGACGTTGACGGCGATACCGCGCGGTCCCAGTTCCTTGGCGAGGTAGCGGGTGAGGACCTCGACCGCGCCCTTCGCCGCGGCGTACGCGGAGGTCTCGGCGGCGACGAAGCGGGTCAGTCCGGTGGAGATGTTGAGGATCGTGCCGCCGTCCCCGAGCAGTGGGAGCAGCGTCCGGGTGAGGAAGAAGACGCCCTTGACGTGGACGTTCATCAGCCCGTCGAACTCCTCCTCGGTGGTCTCCACGAACGGCTTGTGCACACCGTGTCCGGCGTTGTTGAGCAGGATGTCGAACTCCTCGCGGTCCCAGTGCTCCTCGAGGGCGCCGCGCACGGCGTCGGCGAAGGCCGGGAAGGCGGCCGTGTCCGAGGTGTCGAGCGGCAGCGCGACCGCTGTCCGGCCCATCGCGCGAAGCTGTGCGACGACGGCCTCGGCCTCGTCGGCGTGCGAGCGGTAGGTGAGCAGCACATCGGTGCCGGCCTCGGCGAGGTGCAGCGCGGTGCTGCGGCCCAGCCCGCGGTTGGCACCGGTGATCAGAGCGATGCGGGTCATGCCGTGTTCTCCGTTCACGAAGCGGGGTTCCTGCAGCTCAACGGTGCCGCGGGTGGGGAACGGGAGGAAGGCAGCAGCTGTCCGGGGAGCGGCGGTCCCCCCTTAGGGTGCGAGGGGGCGGCGGAGAACGGGGCTTCGGCCACCGTGAACTTTTCCGTCCACCCCGCCGTCGAAGACTGTGCACGGTGCGACGGCGGGGGGCCGGCACGAGCAGGGACACGAGCAGGGAGTCGACGTAAGCGATGGCACCGGACGCGGACATGATCTATGCCACCCCGAGGGCGAACCGGCGCGTACGGACGACCCCTGCCGCGAACGGCAGCCTCCTCGCGCGGCGCCACCGGCTCCGGCATCCGGCGAGAGCCGCCACGTCGGCTGCCACAGCGCTGGTGGCAGCGGGACTGCTGGCCGGGTGCGGCAGCCAGGACGGCGGCACTCCGGAACTCCGGCGGGTCTCCGGTGAGGCGACGCCCGCGGGCATCGCCCCGTCCGGCAAGGAGAAGGGCGACAGCGGGAAGGAGAGCGGCGGCAAGGACAAGAAGGGCGACGGTGGGAGCACCGAGCCTTCCACGTCGTCCTCGAAAGGCTCCGGCAGCACCGGGGACGGTGGTTCCGGTGGCGGCGGCGCGGAAGCCGGTGGCGATGGCGCCGAGCCCGGCTCGGGCTCGGGAGGCGCGTGCGCGGCATCCGATCTCAAGGCGTCCATAGGCCCCAACCATCCGGGGGCCGGCCAGCACCACCACGCGCTGGTCTTCACGAACAACTCCGGCAGCACCTGCACGATGAGCGGCTTCCCGGGGTTCGCCTTCGTCGACGCCTCGGGGAACCGGGTCTCCGTCCCCCCGCAGCGCGAGGGCAGCGGCTCGCAGCAGGTCGAGCTGGCGCCCGGCTCGAGTGCCTGGGCGCCGCTGTCGTTCGCCGACCCACGAATGACGGGTACCGCGACCGTCACCCCGGACGGCGCGCTGCTCACCCCGCCCGACCAGCAGTCCTCGCTGCGGGTGGGGTGGTCCGGCGGTCCGGTGACCGCCTCGGGGGACGCCTCGGTACCGAAGATCGGCCCGGTCTCCCCCGGCACCGGCGGCTGAACGCCGCGCGCCACGTACGCAGTCCGCAGGCCCCGAAAGGATCCAGATGAGCGAGCAGCACACCGACCGGCCCAGCAGCCCGGCGGCGGACTCCGCGCCGTGGTGGGCCGGCACCGGGCCGGTGGGCGGAATCGTGCTGATCCTGCTGGGCGTGGGGGTGGCCGCTGTCCTCTTCCGCACCGGCCACGCGGCCCCGGACGCCTACCTGAACCTGTACGGAGCCGCCAAGGTCGTGGCCGTCGGTCTGGTGGTCGCGGGCACCGGCCTGCTCGCCGAGCGGCGCCGCAGGCGTGAGACGTGCGACGCCGCTCGGCCGGACGAGAAGCAGTAGCCGGGCCGGGGCCCGCCGGGCCGCTCAGTCCGCGGCGGACCGCGGGCGCAGCACCACCGGGAGGGTCTGGTGGCCGTTGCTGATGAGCGAGGGCACGGGGCGCAGCTCCTCTTCCGGGACGCCCAGCCGGGCCTCGGGGAAGCGGGCGAAGAACTTCTCCAGCGCCGTGATGCCTTCCAGGCGGGCGAGCGGGGCGCCGAGGCAGAAGTGCACACCGTGGCCGAAGGCGAGGTGCTCGGGGCCGGGGGCGGTGCGGGTGAGGTCGAAGGTGTCCGCGCTCTCGCCGTGCCAGTCGGGGTGCCGGTTGGCGGCGGCGTACGAGGCGAGGACGGGCTCGCCCTTGGCGATGACCTGCCCGTCGGGCAGCGGGATGTCGCGGACGGCGAAGCGCAGCGGCAGATGCTTGACGGCCGGCTCGAAGCGCAGCGTCTCCTCGACCACGTCGGCCCAGCCGGCGCGGCCCTCCCGGACGAGCGCCAGCTGCTCGGGGTGGGTGAGCAGCACGGTGATGGCCTGGTCGAGGAGGTTGACCGTGGTCTCGTAACCGGCGCTGATCATCAGCAGCAGGGTGTCGCGCAGTTCGGCCTCCGAGAGCGCCGACCCGTCTCCCTCCTCGTCCCGCGCGTCGATGAGCAGGGAGGTCATGTCCTCGCCGGGCTGCTCGCGCTTCTCGGCTATCAGCTCGTCGAGCACTCCGTAGAGGCTCGCGGTGTTGGCGGCGGCCTCCTCGGGGGTCAGCGTGGTGGCGAAGACGTTGTCGACCAGTTGGCGGAAGCCCGCCCGGCGCTCCTCCGGCACCCCCATCAGGTGGCAGATCACCTGGATGGGCAGCGGGTAGGCGAACAGCTCCCGCACATCCGCCGCTTCACCCTCCGGGGTGCGCGCCAGCACGTCCAGCAGGTCGTCGACGATGCTCTCGACGCGCTCGCCGAGCGCCGCCACGCGGCGTGCGCTGAAGGACGGGGCCACCATCCGGCGCAGC
It encodes the following:
- a CDS encoding alpha/beta hydrolase yields the protein MSRQATDQTDRIDRIPPLTHRLVPSPAGRIHLVEQGAGPLVLLVHGFPESWFSWRRQLPVLAAAGYRAVAIDVRGYGRSSKPAETAAYRMLDLVEDNVAVVHALGERTAVVVGHDWGSPIAANSGLLRPDVFRAVGMLSVPYSPRGGPRPSEVFSRIGRGEEFYISYFQQPGRAEGEIEPDVRGWLAGVYAALSAETMPADGAPAPHFVAPGGRMRDRFPAERLPSWLTEEELDLYAGEFERTGFTGALNRYRNMDRDWEELADFDGAPLTQPSLFVGGGRDASTTSMAEAVDAYPVTLPGLYASHILENCGHWIQQERPEEINRMLTEWLAALPAPPA
- a CDS encoding helix-turn-helix transcriptional regulator yields the protein MDRAQLADFLRTRREALQPEDVGLPRGPRRRTSGLRREEAAALSGMSTDYYSRLEQQRGPQPSAPMLAAIAQGLHLSLPERDHLFQVAGHNAPPRAGSDHITPGLMRILGRLDDTPAQVVNDLAETLWQTPLATGLLGDESRFTGMARSLYHRWFTDPATRLLYPEEDHPRHSRFFASGLRAAYSRQGRGSRAEELVEQLLAVSEEFARYWSAHEVGAPRVEPKRFLHSELGEIEVHCQVLLDPDQGQTLLVYTAVPGSESDEKLRLLPAVGSHSAGADG
- a CDS encoding ATP-dependent Clp protease ATP-binding subunit, with product MTSGYTGPGDFGRDPFEEFIAHFLRGARPGNGGQFSDPRYYDFLRLMSEPARQLVSDAASYAAEHGSEDLDTEHLLRAALAAEPTRSMVSRAGADPDALVAEIDREVGTGQPRNSLSVSPAVKRALMDAHEIARARGASYIGAEHVLVALAANRDSTAGQILNSAHFDPRSAASGSGSGAGQGGGAEAPARGGTETRPSNTPKLDKFSRDLTDLAREGRIDPVIGRDEQIEQTVEVLARRGKNNPVLIGEAGVGKTAIVEGLAQRIADGDVPDNLLGRRVVQLDFGSVVAGTRYRGDFEERLTGIIDEIRAHTEELIVFIDELHTVVGAGGGGESGSMDASNMLKPPLSRGELHVIGATTLEEHRRYIEKDAALARRFQPVLVPEPTAADAVEILRGLRDRYEAHHQVRYTDEALVAAVELSDRYLTGRFLPDKAIDLLDQAGARVRLRTATRGTDVRALEREAEQVRRDKDQAVAAEDYERATQLRDRLAELEEAIGRDGHKQETRSGHRIVEVTVEDIADIVSQQTGIPVSNLTQEEKERLLGLEERLQQRVVGQDEAVTVVADAVLRSRSGLSSPERPIGSFLFLGPTGVGKTELARALAEALFGSDEKMVRLDMSEYQERHTVSRLVGAPPGYVGHEEAGQLTETVRRNPYSLLLLDEVEKAHPDVFNMLLQVLDDGRLTDSQGRTVDFTNTVIVMTSNLGSEAITGRGAVLGFGGGEEADEGARRERVLRPLREHFRPEFLNRIDEIVVFRQLDDAQLRQITDLLLEETRRRVHAQDLEIEFSPAAVGWLAHRGYQPEYGARPLRRTIQREVDNRLSRMLLGGDLAPHSRLLVDVADGQLEFRTEGRADLAGARP
- a CDS encoding SDR family oxidoreductase, whose product is MTRIALITGANRGLGRSTALHLAEAGTDVLLTYRSHADEAEAVVAQLRAMGRTAVALPLDTSDTAAFPAFADAVRGALEEHWDREEFDILLNNAGHGVHKPFVETTEEEFDGLMNVHVKGVFFLTRTLLPLLGDGGTILNISTGLTRFVAAETSAYAAAKGAVEVLTRYLAKELGPRGIAVNVLAPGATATDFGGGAVRDRQETRSALGAVTARGRVGEADDIGAAAAALLAEGTSWITGQRIEASGGMLL
- a CDS encoding BCCT family transporter — protein: MAAQTTARTSDQEPEAKPPAPPRDGSIAPWVFYPSAAVILLFVLYAVIGQDTAAEQVQNIQDGIVGNLSWFYMALVSLFVIFVIWIGIGRYGDIKLGKDHEKPEFSTLSWFAMLFAAGMGIGLVFWGVAEPLNFFHAPRPGIGEGAAAREQFAMVQTFLHWGIHPWAIYVVVGLAVAYSVHRKGRPVSIRWALEPILGNRVNGFLGNVIDTVAVVGTLFGVATSLGFGVMQVASGMNFLGWVDDPNSKLLLVVLISCITGIATVSVVTGIGKGIKWLSNINMGVAAIIMLFVLIAGPTVFLLNGLAQDVGGYLQNVLQLSFDTGAAHGKEGTSWVNGWTVFYWGWWISWAPFVGIFIARISRGRTVRQFVCGVLLVPTLLTFVWFAIFGGTGLFQQMNDKHDYVHDGAISTNNALFEMLDTLPGGKFVAGVSILLIVLFFVTSSDSGSYVVDMLASGGDPNPPVWSRVFWALAEGAVAIALLLASDLGAGAASLNTLKTAAIVIALPFSIVMIGMCIATLKSFHQERQAYLRAKEQKQQEELIDQTVAAIEDSLEHGTLSDAVESSAKSTSEGAKK
- a CDS encoding MazG-like family protein; this translates as MTREQQWTLQVLKLAEETGEAAQAVIGVQGTNPRKGHSHAWEDVQAEVADVVITGLVALARMRPEDAAEYLQRQLAQKAARFPDTGRAGREPSAVESGRAQPSGTRRSTA
- a CDS encoding MarR family transcriptional regulator, whose translation is MNNPEPEVAALESALAALRRVQKRRALARLAERRGERTGPHAGPPDAVVELVDAVAAEGEAGSSLTVTEAATVLGVDQPRASRLAAQARDAGLLRREADQRDGRRSLLVLTDEGWALLARVRQFRGSIVAEALRDWPEPDRAALARLLTRFVQDFTALTAP
- a CDS encoding MarR family transcriptional regulator — encoded protein: MDATKPIGYWLKHLHDLLERHFDATLADLDVGRRHWQVLNTLSRGPASREEVISALAPFREAGAVEPAEILDGPGNSLAARGWTTAAGRHIGLTPEGRAAHARIADRVARSRRTVLGELTPEQYTATVHTLSVMAANVEADLASGGRPA